A stretch of Pseudomonadota bacterium DNA encodes these proteins:
- a CDS encoding helix-turn-helix domain-containing protein — protein sequence MDRGFERYCTKFGKHVRKLRLRCGLTQEDMMERGFSLRHYQRIEAGRSVTMFTIWKLARAFGVTPNELLP from the coding sequence TTGGACCGTGGTTTCGAGCGCTACTGCACCAAGTTCGGCAAGCATGTGAGGAAGCTGCGCCTACGGTGTGGGCTCACCCAAGAGGATATGATGGAGCGGGGTTTCAGCCTGCGGCACTACCAGCGAATCGAGGCGGGGCGGTCGGTCACCATGTTCACGATCTGGAAGCTCGCCCGGGCGTTCGGAGTGACACCCAACGAGCTCCTACCCTAA